The Vescimonas coprocola genome includes a window with the following:
- the mnmE gene encoding tRNA uridine-5-carboxymethylaminomethyl(34) synthesis GTPase MnmE — protein MPDTIAAIATPQLPSAIGILRLSGPDTRRILDVVFSPAHGGPISGQAPRRMVLGDLHDRQGRIIDSALAVLFPGPHSYTGEDCAEIHCHGSPVVLNEGLDALFAQGARQARGGEFTQRAFLNGRMDLIQAEAVADLIDAESPAAARNAVGQLEGRLSRGVEEIYDGLMEVVSRFYAVVDYPDEDIDPLTQGQLSQTLARSETALETLLATFRRGQLLRQGVPAVILGKPNAGKSSLLNALLGYDRAIVTDVAGTTRDTVEEKVQVGHVLLRLCDTAGLRDTGDAVERLGVQRTRDAARQAALALLVLDGSRPLTAEDEDAIATAAAVPRQLVIVNKTDLPAGVEPAALSQRFGQVYPLSAATGEGVDALCRAVEALYPAGRQAQGELLTNARQADAVARSLEAVRSARRALEDGMTPDVVLTDAEAALEALGELNGKRIREDLVQTIFSRFCVGK, from the coding sequence ATGCCCGATACCATTGCCGCCATCGCCACACCGCAGCTGCCCTCCGCCATCGGCATCCTGCGTCTGTCCGGCCCGGACACCCGGCGTATCCTGGACGTCGTATTCTCCCCCGCCCACGGCGGCCCCATCAGCGGACAGGCCCCCCGGCGGATGGTACTGGGAGACCTACACGACCGGCAGGGACGCATCATAGACAGCGCTTTGGCGGTGCTGTTCCCCGGCCCCCACAGCTACACCGGGGAGGACTGCGCCGAGATCCACTGCCACGGCTCTCCGGTGGTGCTGAACGAGGGACTGGACGCCCTGTTCGCCCAAGGCGCCCGGCAGGCCAGAGGCGGTGAGTTCACCCAGCGGGCCTTCCTCAACGGGCGGATGGACCTCATTCAGGCAGAGGCCGTGGCGGACCTCATCGACGCCGAATCTCCCGCCGCCGCCCGCAACGCTGTGGGGCAGCTGGAGGGCCGTCTCAGCCGGGGCGTAGAGGAGATCTATGACGGGCTTATGGAGGTAGTATCCCGGTTCTATGCCGTGGTGGACTACCCCGACGAGGACATCGATCCCCTGACCCAAGGTCAGCTGTCCCAGACCCTCGCCCGCAGCGAGACGGCACTGGAGACGCTGCTGGCCACCTTCCGCCGGGGACAGCTGCTGCGGCAGGGCGTCCCGGCGGTGATTTTAGGCAAGCCCAACGCCGGAAAGTCCTCTCTGCTCAACGCCCTGCTGGGCTATGACCGGGCCATCGTCACCGACGTGGCCGGCACCACGCGGGATACCGTGGAGGAGAAGGTGCAGGTGGGCCATGTGCTGCTGCGTCTGTGCGACACCGCCGGCCTGCGGGACACCGGAGACGCCGTGGAGCGGCTGGGGGTGCAGCGCACCCGTGATGCCGCCCGACAGGCGGCGCTGGCCCTGCTGGTGCTGGACGGCTCCCGGCCCCTGACGGCGGAGGACGAGGACGCCATCGCCACCGCTGCCGCCGTTCCCCGGCAGCTGGTCATCGTCAACAAGACGGACCTCCCCGCCGGGGTGGAACCGGCGGCGCTGTCGCAGCGCTTCGGGCAGGTCTATCCCCTGTCCGCCGCCACAGGAGAGGGCGTGGACGCCCTGTGCCGGGCCGTGGAGGCCCTGTATCCCGCCGGGAGACAGGCCCAAGGGGAGCTTCTCACCAACGCCCGGCAGGCTGACGCCGTGGCCCGCAGTCTGGAGGCTGTCCGCTCCGCCCGCAGGGCGCTGGAGGACGGCATGACCCCCGACGTCGTTCTCACCGACGCCGAGGCGGCACTGGAGGCGCTGGGAGAGCTGAACGGTAAGCGCATCCGAGAAGATCTGGTGCAGACCATCTTCTCCCGCTTCTGCGTAGGAAAATAA
- a CDS encoding DegV family protein, whose translation MQDYIIMTDSCCDLTDQMARELELEVLPLTMTMDGEEYPNTLDGRYITNEEFYKRLRAGKTSTTAAANVGQFEDAMRTVLGRGQDILCLCFSSALSTTYQSAVIAAENVAPDFPERTIRVIDTLSASRGQGLLVYLAAQKKKEGLTLSQLGDWVEDNKLHVCHWFTVDDLNFLKRGGRVSAATALVGTMLSIKPVMHTDNEGRLTMVGKARGRKASLKALLDAIERLAIEPEKQTMFICHADCQEEAKQVAAEIQRRFGTTDIRIHYIGPVIGSHTGPNTMGLFFVGTER comes from the coding sequence ATGCAGGATTACATCATCATGACCGACAGCTGCTGCGACCTCACCGACCAGATGGCCCGTGAGCTGGAGCTGGAGGTGCTGCCCCTGACCATGACCATGGACGGGGAGGAATACCCCAACACGCTGGACGGCCGCTACATTACCAATGAGGAGTTTTACAAGCGGCTGCGGGCTGGCAAGACCTCTACCACTGCCGCCGCCAACGTGGGCCAGTTCGAGGACGCCATGCGGACCGTGCTGGGCCGGGGACAGGATATTCTGTGCCTGTGCTTCTCGTCGGCGCTGTCCACCACCTATCAGTCCGCCGTGATCGCTGCGGAGAACGTGGCTCCGGACTTCCCGGAGCGCACCATCCGGGTCATCGACACCCTCAGCGCCTCCCGTGGGCAGGGACTGCTGGTGTATCTGGCGGCTCAGAAGAAGAAAGAGGGCTTGACCCTCAGCCAGCTGGGGGATTGGGTGGAGGACAACAAGCTCCACGTCTGCCACTGGTTCACCGTGGATGACCTGAACTTCCTGAAGCGTGGCGGCCGGGTCTCCGCCGCCACGGCGCTGGTGGGCACCATGCTCTCCATCAAGCCGGTGATGCACACGGATAACGAGGGCCGCCTGACCATGGTGGGTAAGGCCCGTGGCCGCAAGGCCAGTCTCAAGGCCCTGCTGGACGCCATCGAGCGGCTGGCTATCGAGCCGGAGAAGCAGACCATGTTCATCTGCCACGCCGACTGCCAGGAGGAGGCCAAGCAGGTGGCGGCGGAGATCCAGCGCCGCTTCGGCACCACGGATATCCGCATCCACTACATCGGGCCGGTCATCGGCAGCCACACCGGCCCCAACACCATGGGCCTGTTCTTCGTGGGAACGGAGCGGTAA
- the prmA gene encoding 50S ribosomal protein L11 methyltransferase: MKWLELKLDTSPAGLDPVSQLLEEQGITGLVIDDEGDFRDFLEHNHQYWDYVDEELMQEKQGLCRITFYLSDDPEGYHRLAQVRMALSQLKAAHPEYAPLLLTMNNLEDADWENNWKQFYKPMEIGERLIVVPEWEQANTQGRIPLILNPGLTFGTGSHATTRLCLTALEETIHGGERVLDLGCGSGILSIAALRLGAEHAFACDIDEKCVEVAYENAALNGIDRSRYTVRWGDVLSDQQLKAEIGGGYDMVVANIVADVIIGLSGQVRPFLKEGGLFLCSGIIDDRAEEVAQRLREAGWDILRTRQSEGWFSYLCR; encoded by the coding sequence ATGAAGTGGCTGGAATTGAAACTAGACACCTCCCCGGCGGGTCTGGACCCGGTGTCGCAGCTGCTGGAGGAGCAGGGCATCACGGGGCTGGTCATTGATGACGAGGGGGATTTCCGGGATTTTCTGGAGCACAATCACCAGTACTGGGATTATGTGGACGAGGAACTGATGCAGGAGAAGCAGGGCCTCTGCCGCATCACCTTCTACCTCTCAGACGACCCGGAGGGCTATCACCGGCTGGCGCAGGTGCGGATGGCCTTGTCGCAGCTGAAGGCGGCGCACCCGGAGTACGCTCCCCTGCTGCTGACCATGAACAATCTGGAGGACGCCGACTGGGAGAACAACTGGAAGCAGTTTTATAAGCCCATGGAGATCGGGGAACGTCTCATTGTGGTGCCGGAGTGGGAGCAGGCCAATACACAGGGCCGCATCCCTCTGATCCTGAATCCGGGGCTCACCTTCGGCACCGGCAGCCATGCCACCACCCGGCTGTGCCTGACGGCGCTGGAGGAAACCATCCACGGCGGTGAGCGGGTACTGGATCTGGGCTGCGGCAGCGGCATCCTCTCCATCGCCGCCCTGCGGCTGGGGGCGGAGCACGCCTTCGCCTGCGACATCGACGAGAAGTGCGTGGAGGTGGCCTATGAAAACGCCGCCCTCAACGGCATCGACCGCTCCCGATACACCGTCCGGTGGGGCGATGTGCTGTCGGATCAGCAGCTGAAGGCGGAGATCGGCGGGGGCTATGACATGGTGGTGGCCAACATCGTGGCGGACGTCATCATCGGCCTGTCCGGTCAGGTGCGTCCCTTCCTGAAGGAGGGCGGCCTGTTCCTGTGCTCCGGCATCATCGACGACCGGGCAGAGGAGGTGGCCCAGCGCCTGCGGGAAGCGGGATGGGACATCCTCCGCACCCGCCAGAGCGAGGGCTGGTTCTCCTATCTGTGCCGGTAA
- a CDS encoding VanW family protein, with product MEAQKPLEQETPETTPQEAPTATIPQPESTPAANPEADPIPEEMDASPESPAKKTAGKLAALIGGGIVAVLGIFYLVLCIVSASHGTILGRTDVMGVDMSGLTVPQAQERWQQEGQAVCQTAQLPLTVDGETAGQVSLWELGVSVTPETAAQLAYDAGHSGHFLENGWSLLRSWFRETSLTPPWTADDAALQEKAAELAEQLDMAAVDGACRLEQGKEDGFLVTVPKNGRKIDLPRLTDALRAALAAGTLEPVTCAYEVVEAKPVDFDAFAEAYATAKNASYNAAADQVEEGTVQVTFDAAAAQKLVAQAQPGQEITVPAQIQQPKVSKAALEKVLFRDVLASCTTYVSGAWGRIQNVRKAAQNISGTVLNCGDQFSYNDAIGPTTADYGFYAAPGYVGGKTVDVYGGGVCQVSSTLYYATLKADLEIVMRYCHQYAPGYIKWGCDATVYDGFPDFIFANNTDYPIKIVTYWNDNNVTVEILGTKVDDSYVEMVSETVDVIPWETVYEETDELAPGEKQEIQTPYTGYVVQTWRNVYAGDGSLLSSTFEATSNYESRDQIIRIGKAKP from the coding sequence ATGGAAGCACAGAAGCCCTTGGAGCAGGAAACGCCGGAGACCACCCCACAGGAGGCCCCCACGGCTACCATCCCGCAGCCGGAGAGTACCCCGGCAGCGAACCCGGAGGCGGACCCCATCCCGGAGGAGATGGACGCATCGCCGGAGTCCCCGGCCAAAAAAACCGCTGGGAAGCTGGCGGCCCTCATCGGCGGCGGCATCGTGGCGGTGCTGGGCATATTCTATCTGGTTTTGTGCATCGTCTCCGCCAGCCACGGCACCATCCTCGGCCGCACCGACGTGATGGGCGTGGATATGAGCGGCCTGACCGTCCCGCAGGCGCAGGAGCGCTGGCAGCAGGAGGGACAGGCCGTATGCCAGACGGCTCAGCTGCCCCTGACGGTGGACGGTGAGACGGCGGGACAGGTGTCCCTGTGGGAGCTGGGGGTCTCCGTGACCCCGGAGACGGCGGCCCAGCTGGCCTATGACGCCGGACACAGCGGCCATTTTCTGGAAAACGGCTGGAGCCTTCTCCGCAGCTGGTTCCGGGAGACGTCCCTGACCCCGCCGTGGACGGCGGATGACGCCGCCTTGCAGGAAAAAGCGGCGGAGCTGGCAGAGCAGCTGGATATGGCGGCTGTTGACGGGGCCTGTCGGCTGGAGCAGGGAAAAGAGGACGGTTTTTTGGTGACGGTGCCAAAGAACGGCCGCAAGATAGACCTCCCGCGGTTAACCGATGCCCTGCGGGCGGCGCTGGCCGCCGGGACGTTGGAGCCGGTGACCTGCGCCTATGAGGTGGTGGAGGCCAAGCCCGTGGACTTCGACGCCTTTGCCGAGGCCTACGCCACGGCGAAAAACGCCTCCTATAACGCCGCCGCCGATCAGGTGGAGGAGGGGACGGTGCAGGTGACCTTTGATGCCGCCGCCGCCCAAAAGCTGGTGGCTCAGGCTCAGCCGGGACAGGAAATCACCGTTCCCGCCCAGATCCAGCAGCCCAAGGTCAGCAAGGCGGCGCTGGAGAAGGTGCTGTTCCGGGACGTGCTGGCCAGCTGCACCACCTACGTCAGCGGCGCATGGGGCCGCATCCAGAACGTCCGCAAGGCGGCCCAGAACATCTCCGGCACGGTGCTCAACTGCGGCGACCAGTTCAGCTATAACGACGCCATAGGCCCTACCACGGCGGACTACGGCTTCTACGCCGCCCCCGGCTACGTGGGGGGCAAGACGGTGGATGTCTACGGCGGCGGTGTGTGTCAGGTGTCCTCGACCCTGTACTACGCCACCCTGAAGGCTGATCTGGAGATCGTCATGCGTTACTGCCACCAGTACGCCCCCGGCTACATCAAGTGGGGGTGCGACGCCACGGTGTACGATGGCTTCCCGGATTTCATCTTCGCCAACAACACCGACTACCCCATCAAGATCGTCACCTATTGGAACGACAACAACGTGACGGTGGAGATCTTAGGCACCAAGGTGGATGACAGCTATGTGGAGATGGTCAGCGAGACGGTGGACGTCATCCCGTGGGAAACCGTCTATGAGGAGACGGATGAGCTGGCGCCGGGGGAGAAGCAGGAGATCCAGACCCCCTATACCGGCTATGTGGTGCAGACGTGGCGCAATGTCTATGCCGGGGACGGGAGCCTCCTCTCCAGCACCTTCGAGGCCACCAGCAACTACGAGAGCCGGGATCAGATCATCCGCATCGGCAAGGCAAAGCCCTGA
- a CDS encoding ParB/RepB/Spo0J family partition protein has product MMHPRKGEFFSSRVRYISLNQIRSNPQQPRRSFDEDSLSELAESIRSYGILQPLTVRRQGTGYELVAGERRLRAAAMAGLREVPCLVAQVGEEDSALLALMENLQRRDLDCWEEAEALSRLIARYGLSQEEAARRLGRSQPAVANKLRLLRLPDSVRQFLQENGLTERHARALLRLGTEEQQLSAAQVFCRRRMNVAAAEAYIEDLLHRQQVTPPKGRTTYIIKDVRLFLNSVDRGLHLMRQAGVNADWGRQDTDEEILLTIRIPKRVRT; this is encoded by the coding sequence ATGATGCATCCCCGCAAAGGCGAATTTTTTTCCAGCCGTGTCCGCTATATTTCCCTGAACCAGATCCGCTCCAATCCCCAGCAGCCCCGCCGCAGCTTCGACGAGGATTCCCTGTCGGAGCTGGCGGAAAGCATCCGCAGCTACGGCATCCTCCAGCCCCTGACGGTGCGCCGTCAGGGGACAGGCTATGAGCTGGTGGCCGGAGAACGGCGCCTGCGGGCCGCCGCCATGGCGGGACTGCGGGAGGTGCCGTGTCTGGTGGCGCAGGTAGGGGAGGAGGACTCGGCGCTGCTGGCGCTGATGGAGAACCTCCAGCGCCGGGATCTGGATTGCTGGGAGGAGGCGGAGGCCCTGTCCCGGCTCATCGCCCGCTACGGGCTCAGCCAGGAGGAGGCCGCCCGTCGTCTGGGCCGCTCCCAGCCGGCGGTGGCCAACAAGCTGCGGCTGCTGCGGCTGCCGGACTCCGTGCGGCAGTTTTTGCAGGAAAACGGCTTGACGGAGCGCCATGCACGGGCGCTGCTGCGGCTGGGGACGGAGGAGCAGCAGCTATCGGCGGCGCAGGTATTCTGCCGGCGCAGGATGAATGTGGCCGCCGCCGAGGCCTACATAGAGGATCTGCTGCACCGCCAGCAGGTGACGCCCCCCAAGGGCCGCACCACCTACATCATCAAGGATGTCCGGCTGTTCCTCAACAGCGTGGATCGGGGCCTGCACCTGATGCGTCAGGCGGGAGTCAACGCCGACTGGGGCCGTCAGGATACCGACGAGGAGATCCTTCTGACCATCCGTATTCCCAAGCGGGTGCGGACATAA
- a CDS encoding ATP-binding protein yields the protein MAYDGKVLRQATLRFDEDKQRRQEQQRQRQQQVYQQCPELEGIQREIRGTMGEIIASALRRGTDPLPAIRVIRDKNLSLQRRRAELLAQLGYPEDYLSEKPRCPLCGDTGYRGDGLCSCLKKYYAQEQIRELSRMLDIGSQSFDTFELDWYSPDRGSLPRSPRENAQRNLNLCRDFAARFRPGRENLLLFGAPGLGKTFLSACIARVVSEDGFSVVYDTAGHVFSQFESAKFRRDDDGDTAGEDVERCMNCDLLILDDLGTEMTTSFVQSALYQLINGRLLAGKSTVISTNLDPEELGRRYGAPLLSRLEGEYQLLPFVGTDIRRLKRERG from the coding sequence ATGGCATACGATGGAAAGGTGCTGCGTCAGGCCACCCTGCGCTTTGACGAGGACAAGCAGCGCCGTCAGGAGCAGCAGCGCCAGCGGCAGCAGCAGGTCTATCAGCAGTGTCCGGAGCTGGAGGGCATCCAGCGGGAGATCCGGGGCACCATGGGCGAGATCATCGCCTCCGCCCTGCGGCGTGGCACGGACCCTCTGCCCGCCATCCGGGTGATCCGGGATAAGAACCTCTCCCTGCAAAGGCGCCGGGCGGAGCTGCTGGCCCAGCTGGGCTATCCGGAGGATTATCTGTCGGAAAAGCCCCGCTGCCCCCTGTGCGGCGATACCGGCTACCGGGGCGACGGCCTGTGCAGCTGCCTGAAAAAATACTATGCACAGGAGCAGATCCGGGAGCTGAGCCGGATGCTGGACATCGGCAGCCAGAGCTTTGATACCTTCGAGCTGGACTGGTATTCCCCGGATCGTGGCAGCCTGCCCCGCTCCCCACGGGAAAACGCCCAGCGGAACCTGAACCTGTGCCGGGACTTTGCTGCCCGCTTCCGTCCGGGGCGGGAGAATCTGCTGCTGTTCGGTGCGCCGGGGCTGGGGAAGACCTTCCTCTCGGCCTGCATCGCACGGGTGGTCAGCGAGGATGGCTTCTCTGTGGTATACGATACGGCGGGCCATGTGTTCAGCCAGTTTGAAAGCGCCAAGTTCCGCCGGGACGACGACGGTGATACCGCCGGGGAGGACGTGGAGCGGTGCATGAACTGCGATCTGCTGATTCTGGACGATCTGGGAACGGAGATGACCACCAGCTTCGTTCAGAGCGCACTCTATCAGCTCATCAATGGCCGTCTGCTGGCGGGGAAAAGCACCGTCATCAGCACCAATCTGGACCCGGAGGAGCTGGGCCGCCGCTATGGAGCGCCGCTGCTGTCCCGTCTGGAGGGGGAGTACCAGCTGCTGCCCTTTGTGGGGACGGATATCCGCCGCCTGAAGCGTGAACGGGGATAA
- a CDS encoding DnaD domain protein encodes MAGYILREDQPNIVLPAQQADRLIGRGDGDAALLYLCLLRADRGVTAQELQRRLKWSQLRLHAAETALQELGLIDRPPEQKPPEPAQERPVYTADDLTDLLTGDAGFRMLVPQTEEKLGKRLKTADLQILAGLYDDLGLPADVIYLLVCHCVTRSEERYGPGRRPTLRQIEKEGYHWAQRGLFDQESASRYLRDWNVRRSAMSRYMQVLGLGDRRPVESEERYITDWMDKGFPPETVALAYDKTVFYKKELNWRYLNGILRRWHENGWHTEEEVRQSDSRKPSRREEKKDDSRMEKYMKW; translated from the coding sequence GTGGCGGGATATATCCTCCGGGAGGATCAACCGAATATCGTGCTCCCGGCCCAGCAGGCGGACCGCCTCATCGGCCGGGGCGACGGGGATGCGGCGCTGCTGTATCTGTGCCTGCTGCGGGCGGACCGTGGTGTCACGGCGCAGGAGCTGCAGCGTCGACTGAAGTGGAGCCAACTGCGCCTTCATGCGGCGGAGACGGCCCTTCAGGAACTGGGACTCATCGACCGGCCCCCGGAGCAGAAGCCCCCGGAGCCGGCGCAGGAGCGCCCGGTGTACACGGCGGATGACCTGACGGATCTCCTCACCGGCGACGCCGGCTTTCGGATGCTGGTGCCCCAGACGGAGGAGAAGCTGGGCAAGCGCCTGAAAACGGCGGACCTGCAAATTCTGGCGGGACTGTATGATGATCTGGGCCTTCCGGCGGATGTGATCTATCTGCTGGTGTGCCACTGTGTCACCCGTTCCGAGGAGCGCTACGGCCCCGGACGGCGGCCCACCCTCCGCCAGATCGAGAAGGAGGGCTATCACTGGGCGCAGCGGGGCCTCTTCGATCAGGAGAGCGCTTCCCGGTATCTGCGGGATTGGAACGTCCGCCGCTCCGCCATGAGCCGGTATATGCAGGTGCTGGGGCTGGGCGACCGCCGCCCGGTGGAGAGCGAGGAGCGCTACATCACCGACTGGATGGACAAGGGCTTTCCCCCGGAGACGGTGGCGCTGGCCTACGACAAGACGGTGTTTTATAAGAAGGAGCTGAACTGGCGATATCTTAACGGGATCCTGCGCCGCTGGCACGAAAACGGCTGGCATACGGAGGAGGAGGTCCGCCAGAGCGATAGCCGCAAGCCCTCCCGGCGGGAGGAGAAGAAGGACGACTCCCGTATGGAGAAATACATGAAGTGGTAA
- a CDS encoding cell division protein ZapA, with the protein MANRITMSICGEDYTLVADESAAYMEKVGALVDEKMTQLQEGAHVSRIDAAVLTAVNLADELLKAQEAAENLRRQLKTYLDEASQAKAEASELKRQLFKAQQGHK; encoded by the coding sequence ATGGCGAATCGTATCACAATGAGCATCTGCGGCGAGGATTACACCCTGGTCGCTGATGAGAGCGCCGCCTACATGGAGAAGGTAGGTGCTCTGGTGGATGAGAAGATGACGCAGCTGCAGGAGGGCGCCCATGTGAGCCGCATTGACGCCGCCGTGCTGACGGCGGTGAATCTGGCGGACGAGCTGTTGAAGGCTCAGGAGGCGGCGGAGAATCTGCGTCGTCAGCTGAAAACATATCTGGACGAGGCGTCTCAGGCCAAGGCGGAGGCCTCGGAGCTGAAGCGGCAGCTGTTCAAGGCGCAGCAGGGTCACAAGTAA
- a CDS encoding U32 family peptidase, with protein MAELLSPAGGWDSLVAAVQSGADAVYMGFGAYNARRSAKNFTEEEFAQAVRYCHLRGVKVYLTLNTLLTDRELPGAAELLHKASRLEADAVLIQDWGVWQLARQAAPELPLHASTQMSLHTLGGARRAAELGLTRVVLARELSRRDIAAICRDCPAEVEVFAHGALCMCYSGQCALSAVIGGRSGNRGTCAQPCRLPYGVNAPAAGGHPLSLKDANLSPYLQELEDMGVACLKLEGRMKRPEYVAVITSIYRRLLDEKRRPTREEQRQLELAFSRSGFTDGYYLGRKGPQMFGTRPENVPEPKELFAQARTLYEKGDRRTVAVDMDCVCRAGEPVRLTVRAGDQRAEVTGPVPETARNRALTAEELQARLKKTGGTTFRCREVRVTLEEGLMLSAGAVNALRREGLAALEDTLCAVPERRIAQPEPLPDAPVEPAQPLLTCSLQKPAQLTQALADCRPEMIYLPVEWLDTLDVTPYLDRTSFCAVLPRIFRTEDEAVLREMLVRHRQVLAAVAVSNLGHLPIAEGLELPLRGDLGMNVFNSRALLFLRELGLSTGAVSFELRHQQIRDLKKYLPCEAVVYGRLPLMLMENCVIANSLGCCDVSSDYRKRSAACRCTGENVLTDRTGARFPLMPAWGHRNELENSRTLFLADKPEWRRLGLTYARLRFTTESPAECVAALQRYQGQGDYIPADLTRGLFYRGVE; from the coding sequence ATGGCGGAGCTGCTCTCTCCCGCCGGAGGGTGGGATTCTCTGGTGGCCGCCGTGCAGAGCGGCGCCGATGCCGTGTATATGGGCTTCGGGGCCTACAACGCCCGGCGCAGCGCCAAAAACTTCACGGAGGAGGAGTTTGCGCAGGCGGTGCGGTACTGCCATCTCCGAGGGGTGAAGGTCTATCTGACCCTGAACACCCTGCTCACCGACCGGGAGCTTCCGGGGGCGGCGGAGCTGCTGCACAAGGCCTCCCGGCTGGAGGCAGATGCGGTGCTGATCCAGGATTGGGGGGTGTGGCAGCTGGCCCGTCAGGCGGCGCCGGAGCTGCCCCTCCACGCCAGCACCCAGATGAGCCTGCACACGCTGGGGGGCGCACGCCGGGCGGCAGAGCTGGGCCTTACCCGTGTGGTGCTGGCCCGTGAGCTGTCCCGCCGGGACATTGCCGCCATCTGCCGGGACTGTCCGGCGGAGGTGGAGGTCTTTGCCCACGGCGCTCTTTGTATGTGCTACTCCGGTCAGTGCGCCCTCAGCGCCGTTATCGGAGGACGCAGCGGCAACCGGGGTACCTGCGCTCAGCCCTGCCGCCTGCCCTATGGGGTCAATGCCCCGGCGGCGGGAGGCCATCCTCTGAGCCTGAAGGATGCCAACCTCTCCCCCTACCTACAGGAACTGGAGGACATGGGGGTGGCGTGCCTGAAGCTGGAAGGGCGCATGAAGCGGCCGGAGTACGTGGCGGTCATCACCTCCATTTACCGGCGGCTGCTGGACGAAAAGCGCCGCCCCACTCGTGAGGAGCAGCGGCAGCTGGAGCTGGCCTTCAGCCGCAGCGGCTTCACCGACGGATACTATCTGGGCCGGAAGGGGCCGCAGATGTTCGGCACCCGGCCGGAGAATGTCCCGGAGCCCAAGGAACTGTTTGCCCAGGCCCGGACACTGTACGAAAAGGGGGATCGCCGGACGGTGGCGGTGGACATGGACTGCGTCTGCCGGGCCGGTGAGCCGGTGCGCCTGACGGTGCGGGCCGGGGATCAGCGGGCGGAGGTGACAGGCCCCGTGCCGGAGACCGCCCGAAACCGGGCGCTGACGGCGGAGGAGCTGCAGGCCCGTCTGAAAAAGACCGGCGGCACCACCTTCCGCTGCCGGGAGGTGCGGGTGACGCTGGAGGAGGGGTTGATGCTCTCCGCCGGGGCGGTCAACGCCCTGCGGCGGGAGGGACTGGCGGCGCTGGAGGATACCCTGTGTGCCGTGCCGGAACGCCGGATCGCCCAGCCGGAACCGCTGCCGGATGCCCCGGTGGAGCCGGCGCAGCCGCTGCTGACCTGCTCCCTCCAGAAGCCGGCGCAGCTGACGCAGGCGCTGGCGGACTGCCGCCCGGAGATGATCTATCTGCCGGTGGAGTGGCTGGATACGCTGGATGTGACCCCGTATCTGGACCGGACGTCCTTCTGCGCCGTGCTGCCCCGCATTTTCCGGACGGAGGACGAGGCGGTGCTGCGGGAGATGCTGGTGCGGCACCGGCAGGTGCTGGCCGCCGTGGCCGTGAGCAATCTGGGTCATCTGCCCATTGCCGAGGGGCTGGAACTGCCGCTGCGGGGCGATCTGGGGATGAACGTATTCAACTCCCGTGCGCTGCTGTTTTTGCGGGAGCTGGGGCTCTCCACCGGCGCCGTATCCTTCGAGCTGCGGCATCAGCAGATCCGGGATCTGAAAAAGTATCTGCCCTGCGAGGCAGTGGTCTATGGCCGCCTGCCGCTGATGCTGATGGAGAACTGCGTCATTGCCAACAGCTTGGGCTGCTGCGATGTGAGCAGCGATTACCGGAAGCGCTCCGCCGCCTGCCGCTGCACCGGGGAGAACGTCCTCACCGACCGAACCGGGGCCCGATTCCCGCTGATGCCCGCATGGGGCCACCGCAACGAGCTGGAGAACAGCCGTACCCTCTTTCTGGCGGACAAGCCGGAGTGGCGGCGGCTGGGGCTCACCTATGCCCGGCTGCGGTTCACCACGGAATCCCCGGCGGAGTGCGTGGCGGCGCTGCAGCGGTATCAGGGGCAGGGGGACTATATCCCGGCCGATCTGACACGGGGTCTGTTCTACCGGGGGGTAGAGTGA
- a CDS encoding Dph6-related ATP pyrophosphatase, translating into MENTLAGVAGKKFILSYSCGKDSTLCLHKMLEAGAEPMALLVMFNPEAGRSYFHGVDPALLEEYGKALELPLLAVPTGGEEYHLSMEAALRRAKEQGVELVCFGDIDIENNRAWGEERCRNVGLEAVYPLWHHDRQENVREVLELGYRCLIKTLDRRVLPRQLLGRVMDRAMVEEMIACGVDICGENGEFHTIAVDGPVFHRPIPYCVRQLLDLGDYSVADITVPEKE; encoded by the coding sequence GTGGAAAATACGTTGGCCGGCGTGGCCGGGAAGAAATTTATCCTGTCGTACAGCTGCGGCAAGGACAGCACCCTGTGCCTGCACAAAATGCTGGAGGCGGGAGCAGAGCCTATGGCGCTGCTGGTGATGTTCAATCCCGAAGCGGGACGCTCCTACTTCCACGGGGTGGACCCGGCACTGCTGGAGGAATACGGCAAGGCGCTGGAGCTGCCGCTGCTGGCGGTGCCTACCGGCGGCGAGGAGTACCATCTGTCCATGGAGGCGGCGCTGCGCCGGGCCAAGGAGCAGGGGGTGGAGCTGGTGTGCTTCGGGGATATTGACATTGAGAACAACCGGGCCTGGGGCGAGGAGCGCTGCCGAAACGTGGGGCTGGAGGCGGTATACCCCCTGTGGCACCACGACCGGCAGGAGAACGTCCGGGAGGTGCTGGAACTGGGGTATCGGTGTCTCATCAAGACGCTGGACCGCCGGGTGCTGCCCCGGCAGCTGCTGGGCCGGGTCATGGACCGGGCCATGGTGGAGGAGATGATCGCCTGCGGCGTGGACATCTGCGGCGAGAACGGAGAATTCCACACCATCGCCGTGGACGGGCCGGTGTTCCACCGGCCTATCCCCTACTGCGTCCGGCAGCTGCTGGATCTGGGGGATTACTCCGTGGCGGATATCACGGTGCCGGAAAAGGAATAA